GCCTGATCAATTCCACCCTGATGGACTGGGGCCTGATCGACGAGCCGATCACGGCGCTGCTCTACACCCATACGGGCGTTGTGATCGGCGAGGTCCTGAGCTTTCTGCCGTTCATCGTGTTTGCCGGGTTCCTCGCGATGGAGGCCGTACCAAAGTTCATCTTCGAGGTCTGCGATGATCTGGGCGTGGGCCACCGGCGTCGGTTCACCGATATCATCCTGCCGCTGGCGGCCCCGGGGATCTTCGCGGGGGCGGTGTTCATCTTCGTCAACGGGCTGGGCGTGGCGCTTCTGCCCAACATCCTCGGCGGGCCGGGGGCGGTGAATGCGGGCCTGATCGCCACGCAGGCGATCACGGCGCTCGACTTCCCGCTGGCCATGGCCGTGAGTGCCATCATGATGGCGACGCTCATGGGGCTGCTCTACATCGGGCACCGCCTGTTTGACCTGACCAAAATCCTGACCCCGCTGAACTGAGGCCCCGGACATGACCGACGACTACGCCAATCCCTGGGCCTACCGGCTGAAATGGGCCTACATGCTCCTGCTGGTCACGACGCTGATGAGCCCGGTGCTCTACGTGATGTATATCTCGTTCAACGCCAACGGTTTCGGCGCGCGGGCCTACGATTTCACGTGGGAATGGTACCGGCTGGTCTTTTCGGACGAGTTGCTTCTGAACGCCCTGCGCTGGACCTTCTCGCTGGCCATCGTGGTCACACTCATCACCGTGCCCTTCGCGGTGCTGGCGGCGAAATACTACAAGACCGCGCAGAACAAGCTGCCGGTGGTGTTCCTGCTGCTGGCACCGCTCTTCGTGCCGCCGGACATCCTCGGCTCGGCCCTGCTGGTCTATTTCAAGTCCCTGAACTCCAGCTTCATCTGGCTCGGGGACCAGCTGGGCACCACGGCCTTCGACGGTTGGTTCCGGCTGAGCTTCTTCACCGCGACCGTGGGGCTGATCATCTACACCATTCCTTACGCCTTCATCGTGGTGCTGATCACCATGGGCCGCTACCGCACCGAGCAGACCGAGGCCGCCCGCGCCTGCGGGGCGGACGGCTGGCGCGCCTTCTGGGATATCGAGTTTCCCCAGATCCGCGCGGGCGTGTTCAGCGCATGCTCGTTCTGCATCATCCTGTGCTTCAACGAATACACCCGCACGAGCCTGCTGAAGGGCGGGTTCGACACCTTCACCACGGTGCTGATCTCACAGATGCTCAACACCGGCATGTCGCCGCAAAGCTACGCGATGTCGTCGATGGTGGCGTTCACCGCCATCGCGATCATCGGCAGCATCATTATTTTCACCCTGATCCGCTCCGAGAGCCTGACCCGCACCGCGCGGGCCAAGGCCGAGCCGATCATGTCGTCCTGAGAGGTCCCATGCGCCAGACCACACCACCCGCCGTCGAGGTCAAGGGCCTGTCCAAGCATTACGGCCCCGTCAAGGCCCTGCGCCAGGTCGACCTGACCATCGCCGCGGGGGAGTATTTTGTCCTGCTCGGCCCCTCTGGCGGGGGCAAGACCACCCTCCTGCGCACCATCGGCGGTTTTCACCGCCCCACCGAGGGGCAGGTCCTGCTCCATGGTCGCGACATGAGCCACCTGCCGCCCGACAAGCGCCCCACCACCATGGTCTTCCAGGCCTACGCCCTCTTCCCGCATATGACCGTGCTGCAAAACGTGTCCTACGGGCTGAAAGTGGCGGGGATGGACAAGGCCACCGCCCAGGAAAAAGCCGCCGCCATGATGGATGTCGTGGGCCTTGCGGGCTTTGCCGAGCGCAAGCCGCACGAGCTGTCCGGTGGCCAGCAGCAGCGGGTGCAGCTGGCCCGCGCGCTGGTGCTCGACCGCGATATCCTGCTCTTGGACGAGCCGCTCGCAGCCCTCGACGCGCAGCTGCGCAAGGATATGTGCCTGGAGCTGAAACACCTGCAGGAAAAGGTCGGCATCACCTTCATCCACGTCACCCACAACCAGGAAGAGGCGATGACCGTCGCCGACCGCATAGCACTCGTGGCCGATGGCCAACTGGTCGAACAGGGGGCCGCGCGCGACATCTACCGCGCCCCCATCAAGAAATTCACCGCTGGCTTCGTGGGCGAGAACAACCTGCTCTCCGGCACCGTGTCGCAGGTCAACGGCGTCTCCTGCATGGTCGAGGTGGCGGGCGCGCAGCTTTCCGTGCCCAAGCGCGGGCAGGAGGTGACCCAGGGCCAGGCGGTGGATCTCTCGATCCGCTCCGAACTGGTGCAACTGTCCAGGGTGGATGCCTCCAACGATCCGGGCGACGGCCATTCCATCCTCGGCAGCTATGACGAGGCGGTCTATCTTGGCCTGACCACCTCGCATCTGGTGCGCCTGCCCAACGGGGTGGAGATGACGTCGCGCACGATCTCCGACGCGCTGGGCGATCTGCCCACCCCGGGTGACCCGGTGCGCCTGTCCTGGCAGCCCGACGCCATCCGCCTGCACACGAGCTGAGGAGCCTCCCGATGTGGCCCAACCCCCGCGTTCCCTATGAACTTGCGTCCGACCGCGCGCCTCTGCCGCCCCTGCGCGGCAAGTCCCTGATCGTGCATGTGGTGATGAATATCGAATACTGGCCCTTCGACCGGCCCATGCCGCGCGGCATCATCCCCGCCCCCCACGGGGCCGCGCCCGCGCCGCCGGATGTGCCGAATTACGCCTGGGTCGAATACGGCATGCGTTGCGGCATGCCGCGCATCATGGGGCTGCTGGCCGATCGCGGCATCCCCGCCTCGGCCTTCATCAACGCCCAGGTGGCCGACGTATATCCCAGCCTCATGGCCGCCACGGTCGATGCGGGATGGGAGTTGGTCGGCCATGGCTGGTTCCAGCAGAGCCTCAAGGCCGTGGACGACGAGCGCGACGTGATCGCCCGCAGCCTCGACCGGCTGGCGCAGGTGCAGGGCCACCGCCCGCGCGCATGGCTCGGCTGCGGGCTGGGCGAGACCTATGACACCCCCGACATCCTGCGCGAAGAGGGGATCGAGTTTCTCCATGACTGGGCGCTCGATGACCTGCCGGTCTGGATGCGCACGAAACACGGGCCGATAGTCGGCCTGCCCTATACGTTCGAGCTCAACGACGTGCCGGTCTACGCGATCCAGAACGGGTCCACCGACGAATATCTCAAGCGGGTCGAGGCCACGGTCGAGATCTACGCCGCCGAGACCGCCCGCACCGGCCAGCCCCGGATCATGACGCTGGCGCTGCATCCGCATATCATCGGCGTGCCCCATATCGCGCATCATTTCGCCCAGGCGCTCGACCTTCTGGCGGCCCGCGACGACACGGTCTTCACCACCTCCAGCGAGATGGGCGACTGGTTCACCGCCGCCCAAGCCCCCGGCGCCGCCGTCACGGAGAGCCCCGCATGACCGAAAAGTCCACCGCCCTGTCGCATCTCAAGGTGCTTGACCTGACCCGCGTGCGGGCCGGGCCGACCTGC
The Dinoroseobacter shibae DFL 12 = DSM 16493 genome window above contains:
- a CDS encoding ABC transporter permease — translated: MATLDTKSPGPADRQAGETRAIWRERAGAWAFYVPLAFMVVFFALPMALTVVFSFFERTMFWMEPGFTLFSYNNFFFSARLENFLVSMKYSALAVVICFVLGFPVAVFIRRSIPQVAQHRVILLFILPFMVSEIIRVFALRPVLQRNGLINSTLMDWGLIDEPITALLYTHTGVVIGEVLSFLPFIVFAGFLAMEAVPKFIFEVCDDLGVGHRRRFTDIILPLAAPGIFAGAVFIFVNGLGVALLPNILGGPGAVNAGLIATQAITALDFPLAMAVSAIMMATLMGLLYIGHRLFDLTKILTPLN
- a CDS encoding ABC transporter permease; translation: MTDDYANPWAYRLKWAYMLLLVTTLMSPVLYVMYISFNANGFGARAYDFTWEWYRLVFSDELLLNALRWTFSLAIVVTLITVPFAVLAAKYYKTAQNKLPVVFLLLAPLFVPPDILGSALLVYFKSLNSSFIWLGDQLGTTAFDGWFRLSFFTATVGLIIYTIPYAFIVVLITMGRYRTEQTEAARACGADGWRAFWDIEFPQIRAGVFSACSFCIILCFNEYTRTSLLKGGFDTFTTVLISQMLNTGMSPQSYAMSSMVAFTAIAIIGSIIIFTLIRSESLTRTARAKAEPIMSS
- a CDS encoding ABC transporter ATP-binding protein, with the translated sequence MRQTTPPAVEVKGLSKHYGPVKALRQVDLTIAAGEYFVLLGPSGGGKTTLLRTIGGFHRPTEGQVLLHGRDMSHLPPDKRPTTMVFQAYALFPHMTVLQNVSYGLKVAGMDKATAQEKAAAMMDVVGLAGFAERKPHELSGGQQQRVQLARALVLDRDILLLDEPLAALDAQLRKDMCLELKHLQEKVGITFIHVTHNQEEAMTVADRIALVADGQLVEQGAARDIYRAPIKKFTAGFVGENNLLSGTVSQVNGVSCMVEVAGAQLSVPKRGQEVTQGQAVDLSIRSELVQLSRVDASNDPGDGHSILGSYDEAVYLGLTTSHLVRLPNGVEMTSRTISDALGDLPTPGDPVRLSWQPDAIRLHTS
- a CDS encoding polysaccharide deacetylase family protein; the encoded protein is MWPNPRVPYELASDRAPLPPLRGKSLIVHVVMNIEYWPFDRPMPRGIIPAPHGAAPAPPDVPNYAWVEYGMRCGMPRIMGLLADRGIPASAFINAQVADVYPSLMAATVDAGWELVGHGWFQQSLKAVDDERDVIARSLDRLAQVQGHRPRAWLGCGLGETYDTPDILREEGIEFLHDWALDDLPVWMRTKHGPIVGLPYTFELNDVPVYAIQNGSTDEYLKRVEATVEIYAAETARTGQPRIMTLALHPHIIGVPHIAHHFAQALDLLAARDDTVFTTSSEMGDWFTAAQAPGAAVTESPA